In Amycolatopsis endophytica, the following are encoded in one genomic region:
- a CDS encoding Crp/Fnr family transcriptional regulator, producing MDETLARAGIFQGVEPAAAEALAQTLETVEFPRGHVIFSEGEPGDKLYIILSGKVKIGRKSADGRENLLWIAGPSDMFGELSIFDPGPRTSTATTVTEVRAVSMDRPSLRKWIANRPEIAEQLLRVIARRLRRTNNMVAELIFTDVPGRVARALLQLAQRFGSQEAGILRVTHDLTQEEIAQYVGASRETVNKALADFAHRGWLRLEGKSVLILDPERLARRAR from the coding sequence GTGGACGAGACCCTGGCCCGGGCGGGCATCTTCCAGGGGGTGGAGCCGGCCGCGGCTGAGGCGCTCGCCCAGACCCTGGAGACCGTGGAGTTCCCGCGGGGTCATGTGATCTTCTCCGAGGGCGAGCCCGGCGACAAGCTGTACATCATCCTGTCCGGCAAGGTGAAGATCGGCCGCAAGTCGGCCGACGGCCGGGAGAACCTGCTGTGGATCGCCGGGCCCTCGGACATGTTCGGCGAGTTGTCGATCTTCGACCCGGGCCCGCGCACCTCGACCGCGACGACGGTCACCGAGGTGCGGGCCGTGTCGATGGACCGGCCTTCGCTGCGGAAGTGGATCGCGAACCGGCCGGAGATCGCCGAGCAGCTGCTGCGGGTCATCGCCCGCAGGCTGCGCCGGACCAACAACATGGTCGCGGAACTGATCTTCACCGACGTGCCCGGCCGCGTGGCGCGTGCGCTGCTGCAGCTGGCGCAGCGGTTCGGCAGCCAGGAGGCGGGCATCCTGCGGGTCACGCACGACCTGACGCAGGAGGAGATCGCGCAGTACGTGGGCGCCTCGCGGGAGACCGTGAACAAGGCTCTGGCGGACTTCGCGCACCGCGGCTGGCTGCGCCTGGAAGGCAAGAGCGTCCTGATCCTGGACCCGGAACGCCTCGCCCGACGGGCCAGGTGA
- the nth gene encoding endonuclease III → MLRCLDAAYPDAHCELDFTTPLELLIAVVLSAQTTDVRVNEVTPALFARYRTAADYAGANRTEMEELIRPTGFYRAKTNSLLGLGAALVERFDGEVPKKLDDLVTLPGVGRKTANVVLGNAFDVPGITVDTHFGRLVRRWGWTEEEDPVKVEHAVGELIPRKEWTMLSHRVIFHGRRVCHARKPACGACPLARDCPSYGAGPTEFEEAAKLVKGAERDHLLAMVTQR, encoded by the coding sequence ATGCTTCGTTGCCTCGACGCGGCGTATCCCGACGCACACTGTGAGCTCGACTTCACCACGCCGCTGGAGCTGCTGATCGCCGTCGTGCTGTCGGCCCAGACCACGGACGTGCGCGTCAACGAGGTGACCCCGGCGCTGTTCGCCCGCTACCGCACGGCGGCCGACTACGCGGGCGCGAACCGGACGGAGATGGAGGAACTGATCCGCCCGACCGGCTTCTACCGCGCCAAGACCAATTCGCTGCTGGGGCTGGGCGCGGCCCTGGTGGAGCGCTTCGACGGTGAGGTGCCGAAGAAGCTCGACGACCTCGTCACGCTGCCCGGGGTCGGCCGCAAGACCGCCAACGTCGTGCTCGGCAACGCCTTCGACGTGCCCGGCATCACGGTCGACACCCACTTCGGCCGCCTGGTGCGCCGCTGGGGCTGGACCGAGGAGGAGGACCCGGTCAAGGTCGAGCACGCGGTCGGCGAGCTGATTCCCCGCAAGGAGTGGACAATGCTCTCGCACCGGGTGATCTTCCACGGCCGCCGTGTCTGCCACGCCCGCAAACCGGCGTGCGGCGCGTGCCCGCTCGCCCGCGACTGCCCCTCCTACGGCGCGGGCCCCACCGAGTTCGAGGAGGCCGCCAAGCTGGTCAAGGGCGCGGAGCGGGACCACCTGCTGGCGATGGTGACGCAGCGGTGA
- a CDS encoding TlpA family protein disulfide reductase, with the protein MTTATKWALAVGVLVLAAIVAVLPQLRSTDPAGTPDLTAARATAALAACPSGTGEVGPLAGVTAECLGDGSSVDLGSALAGQVTLVNVWATWCEPCRTELPVLQRYAAEPGAARVLTVQVQSKPDDGLDLLADLGVQLPTVFDGDGMSGPVRSALKVPPALPASYLVTAGGQVRFVDAPRTFTDPAQVRDVVARLS; encoded by the coding sequence GTGACGACGGCGACCAAGTGGGCGCTCGCCGTGGGGGTGCTGGTGCTGGCGGCGATCGTCGCGGTGCTGCCGCAGCTCCGCTCGACCGATCCGGCGGGCACGCCCGATCTGACCGCGGCACGTGCCACCGCCGCGCTGGCCGCGTGCCCGTCCGGCACCGGCGAGGTCGGGCCACTGGCCGGTGTCACCGCCGAATGCCTCGGCGACGGGTCGAGCGTCGACCTGGGCAGCGCGCTCGCCGGGCAGGTCACGCTGGTCAACGTGTGGGCCACCTGGTGCGAGCCGTGCCGCACCGAACTGCCCGTGCTGCAGCGGTACGCCGCCGAGCCGGGGGCCGCGCGGGTGCTGACCGTGCAGGTCCAGAGCAAACCGGACGACGGCCTCGACCTGCTGGCCGACCTCGGGGTGCAGCTGCCGACCGTGTTCGACGGTGACGGCATGAGCGGACCGGTGCGCTCCGCGCTGAAGGTGCCGCCCGCGCTGCCCGCGTCGTACCTGGTGACCGCCGGCGGACAGGTCCGGTTCGTCGACGCGCCGCGGACCTTCACCGACCCCGCGCAGGTCCGCGATGTCGTGGCGAGGCTGTCGTGA
- a CDS encoding NUDIX hydrolase: MKGPLVDPASVPDWLRPLVEISGDLDSSAFTRFSAPEDEFTRAASVLILFGETGHGPDVLLLRRADTLGSHAGQVAFPGGGADPDDADAVATALREAEEETGVDPVGVRPVAVLPELFIPVSRFAVTPVLAHWHRPSPVHAVDPGETAAVARVPLADLVDPANRFQVRKSGTGYRGPAFTVNGMFVWGFTAGLLTVLLELGGWAREWDRGDVRDLDVALRDHLLATTEETR, translated from the coding sequence GTGAAGGGCCCGCTCGTCGATCCGGCGTCGGTGCCGGACTGGTTGCGCCCGCTGGTCGAGATCAGCGGAGACCTGGATTCGAGCGCGTTCACCCGCTTCTCCGCGCCCGAGGACGAGTTCACCCGCGCTGCGTCCGTGCTGATCCTGTTCGGTGAGACCGGGCACGGGCCGGACGTCCTGCTGCTGCGCCGCGCCGACACCCTCGGATCGCACGCCGGGCAGGTCGCCTTCCCCGGCGGCGGCGCGGACCCGGACGACGCCGACGCCGTCGCGACCGCGTTGCGCGAAGCCGAGGAGGAGACCGGCGTCGACCCGGTCGGCGTGCGACCCGTCGCGGTGCTGCCGGAGCTGTTCATCCCGGTGTCGAGGTTCGCGGTGACACCGGTGCTCGCCCACTGGCACCGGCCCTCACCGGTGCACGCCGTCGACCCCGGGGAGACCGCGGCGGTGGCGCGGGTCCCGCTGGCCGACCTGGTCGACCCGGCCAACCGGTTCCAGGTGCGCAAGTCCGGCACGGGGTACCGGGGCCCGGCGTTCACCGTCAACGGCATGTTCGTGTGGGGCTTCACCGCGGGGCTGCTCACCGTGCTGCTCGAACTGGGCGGCTGGGCACGTGAGTGGGATCGCGGCGACGTCCGCGATCTTGACGTAGCGTTGCGCGATCATCTGCTCGCGACCACTGAGGAGACGCGGTGA
- a CDS encoding MarP family serine protease, translating to MNWVDVLVVLLALLAAVSGARQGVVIALPALVGVIAGAIIGIRIAPWVVELFDNPAAKVAFAVATVVFLVALGETLGVWLGRRFKYAVKRRVNTDKLTGIDQTLGAIVQAVVVFVVAWLIAVPLTGVAALPGLARAINNSTVLGTVDKAMPPVAESLPSDLRQLLDVSGFPSIVDPFQKTQINDTAPPDTTLQDSAVVQQLQDSVLKIRGTAESCSRTLEGSGFVVAPQRVMTNAHVVAGTETTAVETSSGRLPARVVYFDPQVDVAVLAVPRLEATPLTLASQAAEPGDSAIVLGYPLDGPYRATPARIRNEITLQGPDIYDSRTVRRDVYTVRAQVRSGNSGGPLVDPSGQVVGVVFGASVEDADTGFTLTGKQVRSVVEDAPALSARVSTGACAA from the coding sequence GTGAACTGGGTCGACGTGCTGGTCGTTCTGCTGGCGCTGCTGGCGGCCGTCTCCGGGGCGCGGCAGGGTGTGGTGATCGCGTTGCCCGCGCTGGTCGGGGTGATCGCCGGCGCGATCATCGGGATCCGGATCGCGCCGTGGGTCGTCGAGCTGTTCGACAACCCCGCCGCCAAGGTGGCCTTCGCCGTCGCGACGGTGGTGTTCCTGGTGGCGCTCGGCGAAACGCTGGGCGTGTGGCTGGGCAGGCGGTTCAAGTACGCCGTCAAGCGGCGGGTCAACACCGACAAGCTGACCGGCATCGACCAGACCCTCGGCGCCATCGTGCAGGCCGTGGTGGTGTTCGTGGTCGCGTGGCTGATCGCGGTGCCGCTGACCGGTGTCGCCGCGCTGCCCGGCCTGGCGCGGGCGATCAACAACTCGACGGTGCTCGGCACGGTCGACAAGGCGATGCCGCCGGTGGCCGAGAGCCTGCCCAGCGATCTGCGTCAGCTGCTCGACGTCTCCGGGTTCCCGTCCATTGTGGACCCGTTCCAGAAGACGCAGATCAACGACACCGCGCCGCCCGACACGACACTGCAGGACAGCGCCGTCGTGCAGCAGTTGCAGGACAGCGTGCTCAAGATCCGCGGCACCGCGGAGTCGTGCTCGCGGACGCTGGAAGGCAGTGGTTTCGTCGTGGCGCCGCAGCGGGTGATGACCAACGCGCACGTGGTGGCGGGCACGGAGACGACGGCCGTCGAAACGTCGTCCGGGCGTCTGCCCGCGCGGGTCGTGTACTTCGACCCGCAGGTCGACGTCGCGGTGCTCGCGGTGCCCCGCCTGGAAGCGACACCGCTGACGCTGGCCAGTCAGGCGGCGGAGCCCGGCGACAGCGCGATCGTGCTGGGCTACCCGCTGGACGGGCCCTACCGTGCCACGCCCGCCCGGATCCGGAACGAGATCACGTTGCAGGGGCCGGACATCTACGACTCGCGCACGGTGCGGCGGGACGTGTACACGGTGCGTGCGCAGGTTCGCAGCGGGAACTCGGGCGGGCCGTTGGTCGATCCGTCCGGGCAGGTGGTCGGCGTGGTGTTCGGGGCGTCCGTCGAGGATGCCGATACCGGGTTCACGTTGACCGGGAAACAGGTGCGGTCCGTTGTCGAGGACGCGCCGGCGCTGAGTGCGCGGGTTTCTACTGGGGCTTGCGCGGCTTGA
- a CDS encoding alpha/beta fold hydrolase: MMPPDPSLVRIDGPWAHRDVSANGIRLHVAEAGHGPMVLLLHGFGQFWWTWRHQLTALADAGYHVVAADLRGYGDSDKPPRGYDAWTLAGDVAGLVRALGERQAHLVGHAWGGLLAWTAAALHPRIVASVSVLGGAHPLALRTAIAHTGFRRKRSNQTRALGHLFRFQVPMTPERWLTEDDAANVEALLRAWAGPRWTSTPDFDTSAAMFRQAMQIPGVAHSALEYYRWAFRAQFRGEGRRFVNAVGTRVEAPVLQIHGSADPCILTSTAQASAPWRGPHSAFEELPGIGHFPHLEAPDETTKTLTSFLAKP; encoded by the coding sequence GTGATGCCGCCCGACCCGTCCCTCGTCCGGATCGACGGGCCCTGGGCGCATCGCGACGTGTCCGCGAACGGCATCCGGCTGCACGTCGCCGAGGCCGGTCACGGGCCGATGGTGCTGCTCCTGCACGGTTTCGGGCAGTTCTGGTGGACCTGGCGGCACCAGCTCACCGCCCTCGCCGACGCGGGTTACCACGTGGTCGCGGCCGATCTGCGTGGCTACGGCGATTCGGACAAGCCGCCACGGGGTTACGACGCCTGGACGCTGGCTGGTGACGTCGCCGGCCTGGTCCGGGCGCTGGGCGAGCGGCAGGCGCACCTGGTGGGCCACGCTTGGGGCGGACTGCTGGCCTGGACGGCGGCCGCGCTGCACCCCCGGATCGTCGCATCGGTGAGCGTCCTCGGCGGCGCGCACCCACTGGCCCTGCGCACCGCGATCGCCCACACGGGTTTCCGGCGCAAGCGGTCGAACCAGACCCGCGCGCTCGGCCACCTGTTCCGCTTCCAGGTGCCGATGACGCCGGAACGCTGGCTGACCGAGGACGACGCCGCCAACGTGGAGGCACTGCTGCGCGCCTGGGCAGGCCCGCGGTGGACGTCGACGCCGGACTTCGACACGAGCGCCGCCATGTTCCGGCAGGCCATGCAGATCCCCGGCGTCGCCCACAGCGCGCTCGAGTACTACCGGTGGGCGTTCCGGGCCCAGTTCCGCGGCGAGGGCCGACGTTTCGTCAACGCGGTCGGCACCCGGGTGGAGGCCCCGGTGCTGCAGATCCACGGCAGCGCGGACCCCTGCATCCTGACGTCGACCGCCCAGGCGTCCGCCCCTTGGCGAGGCCCGCACTCGGCGTTCGAGGAGCTGCCGGGCATCGGGCACTTCCCCCACCTCGAAGCCCCCGACGAAACCACCAAGACCCTGACGAGCTTCCTCGCCAAACCGTAG
- a CDS encoding phage holin family protein encodes MSSQEHERNGREGLGAVPYIPLSDEAGSASDGQSVGSLVGQATQHLSTLVRAEVELAKSEVTGEVKKGLKGSVFFIAAGVIGLYSSFFFFFFLGELLSEWLKRWAAFGIVFLLMLVVAGLLGLLGYRKVKKIRAPERTITSVKDTAAALKPRRDTVPEHS; translated from the coding sequence GTGAGCAGCCAGGAGCACGAACGCAATGGTCGGGAGGGCCTCGGGGCCGTGCCGTACATCCCGCTGAGCGACGAAGCCGGGTCCGCCTCGGACGGTCAGTCGGTCGGGAGCCTCGTCGGCCAGGCGACCCAGCACCTGTCCACCCTGGTCAGGGCCGAGGTCGAGCTGGCCAAGTCCGAGGTGACGGGTGAGGTCAAGAAGGGTCTCAAGGGCAGCGTCTTCTTCATCGCCGCGGGGGTGATCGGGCTCTACAGCTCGTTCTTCTTCTTTTTCTTCCTCGGCGAACTGCTGTCCGAGTGGCTCAAGCGGTGGGCCGCGTTCGGCATCGTGTTCCTGCTGATGCTGGTGGTCGCGGGCCTGCTCGGGCTGCTCGGCTACCGCAAGGTCAAGAAGATCCGCGCGCCGGAACGCACGATCACCAGCGTGAAGGACACCGCCGCGGCGCTGAAACCGCGCCGCGACACCGTTCCCGAACACAGCTGA
- the nhaA gene encoding Na+/H+ antiporter NhaA — protein MGQPRNPAAEFVRYLRTETTGGMILLAATALALIWANSPIAESYRVVRDFEIGPHLLHLDLSVGDWAKDGLLALFFFVAGLELKRELVVGELSRPKKAILPIVAAAGGMVVPALVALAVGGGADGMERAWAIPTATDIAFALGVLALTASNLPGSARVFLLSLAVVDDLGAIILIAVLFTSGFDLVAALVAVAGLALYAFLQHRRVRTAWIYVPLAVVVWVAVHSAGVHATIAGVALGLLTRVRPDEGEEEAPAIRLEHRLQPWSAAVAVPVFALFAAGISVSGGSLGRVFTEPVPLAVFAGLVVGKAVGIFGACFAAVKLRLAEKPSGVGWRDIAALSLLGGVGFTVALLIADLALTGETSDLARMSVLLASAACSLMGAAVLLRRNKVHAASED, from the coding sequence GTGGGTCAGCCCCGCAATCCTGCCGCCGAATTCGTGCGGTACCTGCGCACCGAGACCACCGGCGGCATGATCCTGCTCGCCGCCACCGCCCTCGCCCTGATCTGGGCCAACTCGCCGATCGCCGAGTCCTACCGCGTGGTGCGGGACTTCGAGATCGGCCCGCACCTGCTGCACCTCGACCTGTCCGTCGGCGACTGGGCCAAGGACGGCCTGCTGGCGCTGTTCTTCTTCGTCGCCGGACTGGAACTGAAACGCGAACTGGTGGTCGGCGAGCTGTCGCGGCCCAAGAAGGCGATTCTGCCGATCGTCGCGGCGGCCGGCGGCATGGTCGTGCCCGCGCTGGTCGCCCTCGCCGTCGGTGGCGGCGCGGACGGCATGGAGCGGGCGTGGGCGATCCCGACCGCGACCGACATCGCGTTCGCGCTCGGGGTGCTCGCGCTCACCGCGTCGAACCTGCCGGGCAGCGCCCGGGTGTTCCTGCTCTCCCTGGCCGTGGTCGACGACCTGGGCGCGATCATCCTCATCGCGGTGCTGTTCACCAGCGGGTTCGACCTGGTGGCGGCGCTGGTCGCGGTGGCGGGGCTCGCGCTGTACGCCTTCCTGCAGCACAGGCGGGTGCGCACGGCGTGGATCTACGTGCCGCTCGCGGTCGTGGTGTGGGTCGCGGTCCACTCGGCCGGCGTGCACGCCACGATCGCGGGCGTCGCGCTGGGCCTGCTCACGCGCGTGCGTCCGGACGAGGGCGAGGAGGAGGCGCCGGCGATCCGGCTGGAGCACCGGTTGCAACCGTGGTCGGCGGCCGTCGCCGTGCCGGTGTTCGCGCTCTTCGCCGCCGGGATCTCGGTCAGCGGCGGCTCGCTCGGCAGGGTGTTCACCGAGCCGGTGCCCCTCGCGGTGTTCGCCGGACTGGTCGTGGGCAAGGCGGTCGGCATCTTCGGTGCGTGCTTCGCGGCGGTCAAGTTGCGGCTCGCGGAGAAGCCGAGCGGCGTCGGCTGGCGGGACATCGCGGCGTTGTCGCTGCTCGGCGGGGTCGGGTTCACGGTGGCGTTGCTGATCGCGGACCTGGCGCTGACGGGCGAGACGAGTGATCTGGCGCGCATGTCGGTGCTGCTGGCGTCGGCCGCCTGCTCGCTGATGGGCGCGGCCGTGCTGCTGCGGCGGAACAAGGTACACGCCGCGTCGGAGGACTAA
- a CDS encoding peptide MFS transporter produces MTTSTEAKRDTRFFGHPIGLANLFGVEMWERFSYYGMLGILPIYLYYSVAEGGLAMPEATATSIVGAYGGLVYLSTILGAWVSDRLLGSERTLFFSAVLIMIGHISLALLPGFLGIGIGLACVAIGSGGLKGNATAVVGTLYGEKDERRDAGFTIFYMGVNLGGFVGPLLTGLAQSEVGFHLGFGLAAIGMAIGLVQYTIFRRNLPDTAREVPNPLPSRQLPAAGGVLVVLAVVIVVALLTGIVTAANLSDVVVWIVGIASVVYFAVILTSRKITAIERRRVLSFIPMFIASAAFFALYQQQFTVVAIYSDQRLDRNLFGWEMPVSWVQSINPVFILVLSPIIAAIWIKLADRQPSTPIKFALGTSIMGVAFLLFLFFAGGTGNSTPLLALVGILLVFTVAELMLSPVGLSLSTKLAPEKFRTQMVALNFLSVSLGTALSGSLAEYYGTDHEGFYFGIVGAVAVVIGVLLALISPFVRKLMSGVR; encoded by the coding sequence GTGACGACCTCCACCGAGGCGAAGCGGGACACCCGGTTCTTCGGGCACCCGATCGGGCTCGCGAACCTGTTCGGCGTCGAGATGTGGGAACGCTTCTCGTACTACGGGATGCTCGGCATCCTGCCGATCTACCTCTACTACTCGGTCGCCGAAGGCGGCCTCGCGATGCCGGAGGCCACCGCCACCAGCATCGTCGGGGCCTACGGCGGTCTCGTGTACCTGTCCACCATTCTCGGCGCGTGGGTCTCCGACCGCCTGCTCGGTTCCGAGCGCACGCTGTTCTTCAGCGCGGTGCTCATCATGATCGGGCACATCAGCCTCGCGTTGCTGCCCGGATTCCTCGGAATCGGGATCGGCCTGGCGTGCGTCGCGATCGGCAGCGGCGGGTTGAAGGGCAATGCCACCGCGGTCGTCGGCACGCTCTACGGCGAGAAGGACGAGCGCCGCGACGCCGGTTTCACGATCTTCTACATGGGCGTCAACCTGGGCGGGTTCGTCGGGCCGCTGCTGACCGGGCTCGCGCAGAGCGAGGTCGGCTTCCACCTCGGGTTCGGCCTCGCCGCGATCGGCATGGCGATCGGGCTGGTCCAGTACACGATCTTCCGCCGCAACCTGCCCGACACCGCGCGCGAGGTGCCCAACCCGCTGCCGTCGCGGCAGCTGCCCGCCGCGGGCGGGGTCCTGGTGGTGCTCGCGGTCGTGATCGTGGTGGCCTTGCTGACCGGGATCGTCACCGCGGCCAACCTGTCCGATGTCGTGGTCTGGATCGTCGGCATCGCCTCGGTCGTCTACTTCGCGGTGATCCTGACCAGCCGCAAGATCACCGCGATCGAGCGTCGCCGGGTGCTGTCGTTCATCCCGATGTTCATCGCGAGCGCCGCGTTCTTCGCGCTGTACCAGCAGCAGTTCACCGTCGTGGCGATCTACTCCGACCAGCGGCTGGACCGCAACCTGTTCGGCTGGGAGATGCCGGTGAGCTGGGTGCAGTCGATCAACCCGGTGTTCATCCTGGTGCTGTCGCCGATCATCGCCGCGATCTGGATCAAGCTGGCCGACCGGCAGCCGTCGACGCCGATCAAGTTCGCGCTCGGCACGTCGATCATGGGTGTGGCGTTCCTGCTGTTCCTGTTCTTCGCGGGCGGCACCGGCAACAGCACCCCGCTGCTCGCGCTGGTCGGGATCCTGCTGGTGTTCACGGTCGCGGAGCTGATGCTGTCGCCGGTCGGGTTGTCGCTGTCGACGAAGCTGGCGCCGGAGAAGTTCCGCACGCAGATGGTCGCGCTGAACTTCCTGTCGGTGTCGCTGGGCACCGCGCTGTCGGGCTCGCTGGCCGAGTACTACGGCACCGACCACGAGGGCTTCTACTTCGGGATCGTCGGCGCCGTGGCCGTCGTCATCGGCGTCCTGCTGGCCCTGATCAGCCCCTTCGTGCGGAAACTCATGTCGGGCGTTCGCTAG
- a CDS encoding VOC family protein has protein sequence MPGFNGIGWFEVGTDDPEAAERFYAEVFGWTVEHDDTKSTDPAYRIFTTGDGQRGGLFDTKGAMPGYAVFTVLVEDVDEACRRAEEAGGKVQRAPQVNPVGVTFAHLLDPAGNHFAVFRPPLG, from the coding sequence ATGCCCGGATTCAACGGCATCGGCTGGTTCGAGGTCGGCACGGACGACCCGGAGGCCGCGGAGCGGTTCTACGCCGAGGTGTTCGGCTGGACGGTCGAGCACGACGACACCAAGAGCACCGACCCGGCGTACCGGATCTTCACCACCGGCGACGGGCAACGCGGGGGCCTGTTCGACACCAAGGGCGCGATGCCCGGTTACGCCGTTTTCACGGTGCTGGTCGAGGACGTCGACGAAGCCTGCCGCCGCGCCGAGGAGGCGGGCGGCAAGGTGCAGCGTGCGCCGCAGGTCAACCCGGTGGGCGTGACCTTCGCGCACCTGCTCGACCCGGCCGGCAACCATTTCGCGGTGTTCCGGCCGCCGCTGGGCTGA
- a CDS encoding helix-turn-helix transcriptional regulator has product MNRTDRLYALVEELRAVAPRPRSARWLAGRFEVSVRTVERDISALQQSGVPVYAEPGRTGGYCLDKARTLPPVNLTPDEAVAMAVALQRLEGTPFRTTAASALRKLVAAMQNDDATAARELAGRIHLLTDADREPPVPRMVIDALATRRVLRIGYSDRGGAVTLREVEPLGYVGKEAHWYLVAWCRLRDALRAFRTDRITSVAVTAEVPAPRPLSEDDLDIPYGPIRRLSLD; this is encoded by the coding sequence GTGAACCGCACCGACCGCCTCTACGCCCTGGTCGAGGAGCTCAGGGCCGTCGCGCCGCGTCCGCGCAGCGCGCGCTGGCTGGCCGGGCGGTTCGAGGTCAGCGTCCGCACGGTGGAGCGGGACATCAGCGCGCTGCAGCAGTCCGGCGTGCCGGTCTACGCCGAACCCGGCCGCACGGGCGGCTACTGCCTGGACAAGGCCCGCACGCTGCCGCCGGTCAACCTCACACCGGACGAGGCGGTCGCGATGGCGGTGGCGTTGCAGCGGCTGGAGGGCACGCCGTTTCGCACCACCGCCGCTTCGGCGCTGCGCAAGCTCGTCGCGGCGATGCAGAACGACGACGCCACCGCGGCCCGCGAGCTGGCAGGCCGGATCCACCTGCTCACCGACGCCGACCGCGAGCCACCGGTCCCGCGCATGGTGATCGACGCGCTGGCCACCCGCCGCGTCCTGCGCATCGGCTACAGCGATCGCGGGGGCGCGGTGACCCTGCGGGAGGTCGAGCCGCTCGGTTACGTCGGCAAGGAGGCGCACTGGTACCTCGTGGCCTGGTGCCGTCTGCGTGACGCCCTGCGCGCCTTCCGCACCGACCGGATCACCTCGGTCGCCGTGACGGCCGAGGTGCCCGCGCCGCGCCCGCTGTCCGAAGACGACCTCGACATCCCGTACGGGCCGATCCGGCGGCTCAGCCTGGACTGA
- a CDS encoding VIT1/CCC1 transporter family protein: MTETRDATEAHPHEPHRESLGSRLNWLRAGVLGANDGIVSVAGLVVGVAGATTDHGAILMAGIAGLVAGALSMAGGEYVSVSTQRDTEQAALKLEKHELKTMPEAEERELADIYENRGLSRELAEQVAHELSQKDALAAHAEAELGIDPDDLTSPWQAAWASFVSFSAGALIPLLAIALPPTSWRVWSCVIAVVAGLALTGYTSARLGGAGTRRAVIRNVGVGALTMLVTYYVGALFGIAT; this comes from the coding sequence GTGACCGAAACCAGGGACGCCACCGAGGCGCATCCGCACGAACCCCATCGCGAGAGCCTGGGCAGCAGGCTGAACTGGCTGCGTGCCGGGGTTCTCGGCGCCAACGACGGGATCGTGTCGGTCGCCGGGCTCGTCGTCGGCGTCGCCGGGGCCACCACGGATCACGGTGCGATCCTGATGGCCGGAATAGCGGGGCTGGTCGCCGGTGCGCTTTCCATGGCGGGCGGGGAATACGTTTCGGTGAGCACCCAGCGCGATACCGAACAGGCCGCGCTCAAGCTCGAAAAGCACGAGCTGAAGACGATGCCCGAGGCGGAGGAACGCGAACTCGCCGACATCTACGAGAACCGCGGCCTGTCGCGGGAGCTGGCCGAGCAGGTCGCCCATGAGCTGTCGCAGAAGGACGCCCTCGCGGCACACGCCGAGGCCGAACTCGGCATCGACCCGGACGATCTGACCAGTCCGTGGCAGGCCGCGTGGGCGTCGTTCGTCTCGTTCTCCGCCGGGGCGCTCATCCCGCTGCTCGCGATCGCGCTGCCACCCACGTCGTGGCGGGTGTGGTCGTGCGTCATCGCGGTCGTGGCCGGTCTGGCGCTGACCGGCTACACCAGCGCCCGGCTGGGCGGCGCGGGCACGCGCCGCGCGGTGATCCGCAACGTCGGGGTGGGGGCGCTGACGATGCTGGTCACCTACTACGTCGGCGCGCTGTTCGGCATCGCCACGTGA
- a CDS encoding DUF2848 domain-containing protein: protein MPTLRFNLPDGTAVTTEVTTLLNAGYAGRDQADIAAHVAELAELGVPAPKVTPALYPVAPYLAAQTDEVPAQHDRTSGEAEWALVITAEGVLLTVACDHTDRELEVHGVAWSKNAAPDVLGRKAWRLDDVEDRLDSLTLRAWADGELIQDGTLAELLTPRHWLDVLRERGLAEPGVVLISGTIPMVPGVNQFAGEWRVELGDPKTGDTIEAAYRVRRLPEAIG from the coding sequence ATGCCGACGCTGCGTTTCAACCTGCCCGACGGCACGGCGGTGACCACAGAGGTGACGACCCTGCTCAACGCCGGGTACGCGGGCCGTGACCAGGCCGACATCGCCGCGCACGTCGCCGAACTGGCCGAGCTGGGTGTCCCGGCCCCCAAGGTGACGCCGGCGCTCTACCCGGTGGCGCCGTACCTGGCCGCGCAGACCGACGAGGTGCCCGCACAGCACGACCGCACGTCGGGCGAGGCGGAGTGGGCCCTGGTGATCACCGCGGAGGGCGTCCTGCTCACCGTCGCCTGCGACCACACCGACCGGGAGCTCGAAGTGCACGGGGTGGCCTGGAGCAAGAACGCGGCACCGGACGTGCTGGGCCGCAAGGCGTGGCGGCTGGACGACGTCGAAGACCGGCTGGACTCGCTGACGCTGCGCGCGTGGGCCGACGGCGAACTGATCCAGGACGGCACCCTCGCGGAGCTGCTGACGCCGCGGCACTGGCTGGACGTGCTGCGCGAGCGCGGTCTCGCCGAGCCCGGCGTCGTGCTGATCTCGGGCACGATCCCGATGGTGCCGGGCGTGAACCAGTTCGCCGGCGAGTGGCGCGTGGAACTGGGCGATCCGAAGACCGGGGACACGATCGAGGCGGCGTACCGCGTGCGGCGTCTTCCGGAGGCGATCGGCTGA